From a region of the Nitrospira sp. genome:
- a CDS encoding SUMF1/EgtB/PvdO family nonheme iron enzyme: MIRHRAVLGLLVIATLVGLLAKPAIGDATEESSSGRIAALAHGSPMMTVAEGLFLIGTARTAQTSFSLEFPYDDTEQPQRRVWLDRFDIDRDEVSLGEFLLWLQQQQRPIPEEIRKLIDHMTTVHAVSPATLTRWPALYVTWAEASDFCRARDKRLPTEAEWEKAARGDHGNLFPWGQQPPAPGVAMFGQYHVHEIPIVAAVDSGEEGRSPYGLHHMAGNAAEWVQDWFGIDYYATMPDRNPRGVGQGRYKVVRGGSWKSAPVLLRTATRSGAAPQQRASTIGFRCARPAR; the protein is encoded by the coding sequence ATGATCCGTCATCGAGCCGTTCTCGGGCTTCTCGTCATTGCGACGCTCGTGGGACTCTTGGCGAAGCCGGCGATCGGAGACGCAACAGAAGAGTCGTCATCCGGCCGTATCGCCGCGCTCGCCCACGGTTCTCCCATGATGACGGTGGCCGAGGGCTTGTTTCTCATCGGAACCGCCAGGACCGCCCAGACATCTTTCAGTCTCGAGTTCCCTTACGATGACACCGAACAGCCACAGCGCCGAGTGTGGCTTGATCGGTTTGATATCGACCGAGATGAGGTCAGCCTCGGAGAATTCCTGTTGTGGTTGCAACAACAGCAACGTCCTATTCCTGAAGAAATACGCAAGCTGATCGATCACATGACGACGGTGCATGCCGTATCGCCGGCGACGTTAACCCGTTGGCCGGCCCTCTACGTCACATGGGCCGAGGCCTCGGATTTCTGTCGCGCACGAGACAAGCGCCTTCCGACCGAAGCCGAGTGGGAAAAGGCGGCACGGGGTGATCACGGCAACCTGTTTCCATGGGGGCAACAGCCTCCTGCACCGGGGGTGGCCATGTTCGGACAGTACCATGTCCACGAAATTCCGATCGTGGCTGCAGTTGACAGCGGCGAGGAGGGCCGCAGTCCCTATGGCCTGCACCATATGGCCGGGAATGCCGCCGAGTGGGTCCAAGATTGGTTTGGGATCGATTATTATGCGACTATGCCCGACCGCAATCCGCGCGGAGTTGGTCAGGGCCGCTATAAAGTGGTGCGGGGTGGATCGTGGAAGAGCGCGCCGGTGTTGCTCCGTACCGCCACGCGAAGCGGAGCAGCACCGCAACAACGGGCATCCACTATCGGGTTTCGCTGTGCGAGACCCGCGCGATAA
- a CDS encoding CopD family protein — protein sequence MYSTLVVLHILAAVSWVGGMIFLSLVLAPLVRGRKAAPEFMALFRSAALRFRPVVWIAIAVLLATGPMLLSQRGIHVMEPASWTGIVTVKLTLVGLLLFLTMLHDLVLGPNVSRVSAIPEPQRTTGEQIVFKTARWIPRLSLFIALAVVIAATVLARG from the coding sequence ATGTATTCAACCTTGGTGGTGCTGCACATCCTCGCCGCCGTCAGCTGGGTTGGGGGGATGATTTTCCTGTCCCTCGTTCTGGCGCCCTTGGTCCGGGGCCGCAAGGCGGCGCCGGAATTCATGGCCCTGTTCCGATCCGCCGCGCTTCGATTTCGCCCTGTCGTCTGGATCGCGATCGCGGTCCTCTTGGCCACCGGCCCGATGTTATTGTCCCAACGCGGCATCCATGTCATGGAGCCCGCCTCATGGACTGGTATTGTGACGGTGAAGCTGACTCTGGTAGGCCTTCTGTTATTTTTGACCATGCTGCACGATCTCGTACTTGGTCCCAATGTCAGTCGGGTCAGCGCGATTCCAGAACCTCAACGAACGACAGGGGAGCAGATCGTGTTCAAGACCGCGCGCTGGATTCCCCGCCTTTCATTGTTCATCGCGCTGGCTGTGGTCATCGCGGCGACGGTACTGGCGCGAGGATAA
- a CDS encoding TonB-dependent receptor: MGASQVMDESAERYIRRRVKAALALVVWCSFGQMSYAEGDETLQAREVVVAATRIPMAPSRISAAATILTQEDIRRTPFQSGTQIDDLLRYVPAVQPSLLGSRYNHPTAQFVSIRGLGTRRALVLLDGVPLNDGFGGWINWGLVPDRVERVEIIPGGGSNLYGTWAMGGVINIISESGRPKTGANGELSGGSLGTNIQSVRAQYGNDRTGMIISYRRFDTTGFLTVPSYQRGPVDLPVGSEHHQFTGRVSHELTAHTTATISGTYYREDRSFGTPFSQGDRTIGTVSFGLKGDQGRWGVWEAKTFAQWQTFNNQSAVVLPSPFVRLSDQPDRLQTIPSNDIGGMAQWSAPLLSFFRIVMGGDARAIIAQSQEVLVASQAPFMTRGKQLGMGTFGELIFEPLDALVLTAGARWDWWKNFGGSRTAGSGPISATQDNTASIINPKFSVLYRINDRVRVGGSVYQAFRAPTLNELYRDFSSSGFTFLSNDRLEPERLTGGDMKVEAELLPDGLLGFRATGHYDVIKDQILFVTQGPASAMRQNIGEGRSVGTDVELRSRLDDRLYLTVGYSFVDSVMTSFPGNPSHEGLRIPNVSRHQVTAALTVGQPSVVQFTLQARYLSRQFADDLNRQPIADFIVLDASLRKRIASWAELFIHGENLTDRHYIATQTGGLKTLGQPLLVLGGLRIDL; this comes from the coding sequence GTGGGTGCATCACAGGTCATGGACGAATCAGCTGAGCGATACATCCGGCGACGTGTGAAGGCGGCGCTCGCTCTCGTTGTGTGGTGTTCTTTCGGTCAGATGTCCTATGCCGAAGGAGACGAGACGCTCCAGGCACGCGAAGTCGTCGTGGCCGCGACCAGAATTCCCATGGCTCCGTCGCGCATTTCAGCTGCGGCGACCATTTTGACGCAAGAAGACATCCGCCGCACGCCCTTTCAGAGCGGCACACAGATCGATGACCTGTTGCGCTATGTGCCTGCAGTCCAGCCGAGTCTCCTTGGCAGTCGATACAACCATCCTACTGCCCAATTCGTCAGCATCCGAGGCTTGGGAACCCGACGCGCCCTCGTGCTGCTGGACGGTGTGCCGTTGAACGATGGCTTTGGAGGGTGGATCAATTGGGGGCTTGTGCCTGACCGAGTCGAACGGGTCGAAATCATTCCCGGCGGCGGATCGAACCTCTACGGCACCTGGGCGATGGGTGGAGTCATCAATATCATTTCCGAATCCGGTCGTCCCAAGACCGGCGCAAACGGTGAACTGAGTGGAGGGTCGCTTGGGACAAACATCCAATCCGTCAGAGCTCAATATGGGAATGACCGAACGGGGATGATCATCAGCTATCGCCGTTTTGATACAACGGGATTTCTCACAGTCCCGTCCTATCAACGAGGGCCTGTGGATCTACCCGTCGGGTCGGAGCATCATCAGTTCACCGGCCGAGTCTCCCATGAGCTGACCGCTCACACGACCGCCACGATCTCGGGCACCTATTATAGGGAAGACCGTTCCTTTGGAACTCCGTTCAGTCAGGGCGACCGCACGATCGGCACAGTTTCATTCGGCTTGAAGGGAGATCAGGGCAGGTGGGGAGTGTGGGAAGCGAAAACCTTTGCTCAATGGCAAACGTTCAATAATCAGAGCGCTGTCGTGCTTCCCTCACCCTTCGTCCGCCTGTCCGATCAACCGGACCGGCTACAGACAATTCCTTCGAACGATATCGGCGGCATGGCGCAATGGAGCGCGCCACTTCTCTCGTTCTTCCGGATCGTGATGGGCGGTGACGCGCGTGCGATCATCGCACAATCCCAAGAAGTGCTTGTCGCTTCTCAGGCGCCGTTCATGACGCGCGGCAAACAGCTGGGGATGGGAACGTTCGGTGAATTGATCTTCGAGCCGCTCGATGCGTTGGTACTCACGGCCGGTGCGCGCTGGGATTGGTGGAAGAACTTCGGCGGGTCGCGTACGGCAGGATCAGGACCGATCAGCGCGACGCAGGACAATACCGCGAGCATCATCAATCCAAAGTTCAGCGTGCTGTACCGGATCAACGACCGTGTACGCGTCGGGGGATCGGTCTACCAGGCGTTTCGCGCGCCGACTTTGAACGAATTGTACCGAGACTTCAGTTCGTCAGGGTTTACGTTTCTGAGCAACGACCGTCTGGAGCCGGAACGGCTCACCGGCGGTGATATGAAGGTCGAAGCGGAGCTACTGCCGGATGGCCTGCTCGGATTCCGCGCCACCGGCCATTACGATGTGATCAAGGACCAGATCCTCTTCGTCACTCAAGGACCGGCGTCCGCGATGAGACAGAATATCGGAGAAGGTCGATCGGTCGGCACCGATGTCGAATTACGGAGCCGGCTGGACGACCGGCTTTATCTGACCGTCGGATATTCATTCGTGGATTCGGTGATGACGAGTTTCCCGGGGAACCCGTCCCACGAGGGCCTGCGCATTCCGAACGTCTCTCGACACCAGGTGACGGCCGCGCTCACGGTCGGCCAACCGAGCGTTGTGCAGTTCACGCTTCAGGCCCGATACCTGTCCCGGCAGTTCGCGGACGATCTGAACCGGCAACCCATCGCGGATTTCATCGTTCTCGATGCGTCACTGCGGAAACGAATCGCCTCATGGGCAGAACTGTTCATTCATGGCGAGAATCTCACCGACAGGCACTACATCGCCACGCAAACGGGAGGGCTCAAAACACTCGGACAGCCGCTCCTCGTCCTTGGTGGACTCCGGATTGATCTTTAG
- a CDS encoding formylglycine-generating enzyme family protein has product MALVPAGEFTMGSTMSPDERPVHRVYLNAFYMDKYHVTVGQYAKYLVATDLEAPPEWDIMNQPQHQKRPVVNVSWSDAATYCKWAGKRLPTEAEWEKAARGTDGRLYPWGNEAPTRLHANFGKKEWANHMALVPVGMFEMGKSPYGIYDMAGNAWEWVNDWYDHDYYKKSPAKNPQGPTTGKSKVVRGGNWLYIQEFLRSSFRFNAEPSSRQFGYGFRCAKNS; this is encoded by the coding sequence ATGGCGCTGGTGCCGGCTGGAGAGTTCACCATGGGGAGCACCATGAGCCCCGATGAAAGGCCGGTGCATCGCGTCTACCTCAATGCCTTCTATATGGATAAGTACCACGTGACGGTTGGGCAGTATGCCAAGTATCTGGTTGCGACGGACCTTGAGGCGCCGCCGGAATGGGATATCATGAACCAACCCCAACATCAAAAGCGCCCCGTCGTCAATGTCAGTTGGTCTGATGCCGCCACGTATTGCAAATGGGCCGGTAAGCGCCTACCCACCGAGGCGGAGTGGGAAAAGGCGGCGCGAGGGACGGATGGCCGCCTTTATCCCTGGGGCAACGAGGCCCCCACCAGGCTCCACGCGAATTTCGGCAAAAAGGAATGGGCAAACCATATGGCGTTGGTTCCGGTGGGGATGTTCGAGATGGGCAAGAGCCCCTACGGCATCTACGACATGGCCGGTAATGCTTGGGAATGGGTCAACGACTGGTATGACCATGACTATTACAAGAAGAGCCCGGCCAAGAATCCTCAAGGACCGACGACAGGTAAATCGAAAGTCGTGCGGGGCGGTAATTGGCTGTATATCCAGGAATTTCTGCGTTCCTCCTTTCGCTTCAATGCCGAACCATCCAGTCGGCAGTTCGGCTATGGGTTCCGTTGCGCCAAGAACTCCTAG